One genomic window of Elaeis guineensis isolate ETL-2024a chromosome 2, EG11, whole genome shotgun sequence includes the following:
- the LOC105049469 gene encoding uncharacterized protein: MEEPLLHNPSSSTTTTTDDMEETSSLSSLSSTTTIVIRLSTIIAVAAISLWANYEASKGFQISIVKAAAGSHAGHRFNLMFVSNGRAARIVHHAGQLVERALYPNNLYPRKPVDRVTLRMASHNLTTTVSVTSGVGPADFIIDLSPSLMSMPDTNAALASAVQRGMARVWLWDGGGTAPEPLLEAMVDYLAMIAGFASPTQVITNEVSQETDGTCWSGEFLRHCEGRRQGFIARLNGAMRGRWSEVMVDAALGSPVRRMCAGYRSSTGQFRESSDATLESVELRQVM, from the coding sequence ATGGAAGAGCCTCTCCTCCATAATCCCTCctcctccaccaccaccaccactgaTGACATGGAGGAAACCTCCTCTCTCTCCTCACTCTCCAGCACTACAACCATCGTTATCCGTCTATCGACGATCATCGCCGTTGCTGCCATCTCTCTCTGGGCGAACTATGAAGCCTCGAAAGGCTTCCAAATCTCCATCGTCAAGGCTGCCGCCGGATCTCACGCCGGCCACCGTTTCAACCTTATGTTCGTCTCCAACGGTAGAGCTGCCCGAATAGTCCACCATGCCGGTCAACTCGTCGAGCGTGCCCTCTATCCGAACAATCTTTATCCCCGAAAGCCGGTCGACCGCGTCACCCTCCGCATGGCCAGCCACAATCTCACCACCACCGTGTCGGTTACCTCCGGCGTTGGCCCCGCCGACTTTATTATCGACTTGAGCCCAAGCCTCATGTCGATGCCTGACACGAACGCAGCTTTGGCCTCGGCGGTGCAGCGGGGCATGGCCCGTGTCTGGCTTTGGGACGGGGGCGGCACGGCACCGGAGCCACTCCTGGAAGCCATGGTGGACTACCTCGCCATGATTGCCGGCTTCGCTTCACCTACTCAGGTAATCACCAATGAAGTTTCCCAGGAAACCGATGGAACGTGCTGGTCGGGGGAATTCTTGCGGCACTGCGAGGGGCGGCGGCAAGGATTCATCGCGAGGTTGAACGGAGCGATGAGAGGACGTTGGTCGGAGGTGATGGTGGATGCGGCGCTGGGCTCGCCGGTCCGGCGGATGTGCGCGGGCTACCGGTCGTCGACAGGTCAGTTCAGGGAATCTTCCGATGCCACGCTGGAATCGGTCGAGTTGAGACAGGTCATGTGA
- the LOC105048727 gene encoding elongator complex protein 4 codes for MATAKDPNLRPIRTSSSFSRNPSAPSVAAPSPPVPGVKPGPSGAAFVSSGIPDLDKILGGGFLLGSVVMVMEDADAPHHLLLLRNFMSQGIVHRQPLLFASPAKDPRAFLGTLPSPVSSSKEERQRAPGLDPDAKDKEKGLRIAWQYKKYFGERQVPELHDRGIEQDFCSDFDLRKPLERQMFRAQQIDCISIQDSANLAVLREHCSTFLSNLSRNDGGNVNAGRIAIQSLCAPQCGYSEMDWDMVSFVRSLRAMIRSSNAVAVITFPTSVLSPSFSKRWQHLADTLLSVRAIPDEDKELAKLLTGYQDMVGLLHVHKVAQINTQVPVILEATTFSLKMQKRRSLILERLNQAPVDASSGTSYATSGGCSGSSKGSPLDF; via the exons ATGGCGACGGCCAAAGACCCCAATCTCCGCCCCATCCGAACCAGCAGTAGCTTCTCTCGCAATCCCTCCGCCCCCTCCGTTGCCGCGCCCTCGCCTCCCGTTCCCGGCGTCAAGCCTGGCCCCAGCGGCGCCGCCTTCGTTTCCTCCGGCATCCCGGACCTTGACA AGATTCTTGGCGGAGGATTCCTTCTGGGGTCAGTGGTGATGGTGATGGAGGACGCCGACGCGCctcaccacctcctcctcctgaGGAACTTCATGTCCCAGGGTATTGTTCACCGCCAGCCGCTCCTCTTCGCCAGCCCTGCGAAAGATCCGAGGGCGTTCCTCGGAACGTTGCCGTCCCCGGTCTCGTCTTCTAAGGAGGAGAGGCAACGAGCCCCGGGTCTCGATCCTGATGCAAAGGACAAA GAGAAGGGATTGAGAATTGCCTGGCAGTACAAGAAGTATTTTGGGGAGCGGCAAGTTCCTGAACTTCACGATAGAG GTATAGAACAGGATTTCTGCAGTGATTTTGATTTGCGGAAGCCCCTTGAAAGGCAAATGTTTAGGGCACAACAAATTGATTGTATAAGCATTCAAGATAGTGCAAATCTTGCAGTTCTCCGTGAGCATTGTTCCACTTTTCTATCTAACCTTAGTAG GAATGATGGCGGCAATGTTAATGCTGGTCGTATTGCAATACAATCCCTCTGTGCTCCACAATGTGGATACTCAGAAATG GATTGGGATATGGTTTCCTTTGTCAGATCTTTGAGAGCAATGATACGATCTTCTAATGCAGTTGCTGTTATAACTTTTCCAACATCGGTTCTTTCCCCCTCCTTCTCCAAGAGATGGCAACACTTGGCAGATACGTTGCTCTCTGTTAGAGCAATTCCAG atgaagataAGGAGTTGGCAAAACTCCTTACTGGTTATCAAGACATGGTTGGCCTTTTGCATGTGCATAAGGTGGCTCAGATTAATACTCAG GTTCCAGTGATACTCGAGGCAACCACCTTCTCACTAAAGATGCAAAAGCGAAGGTCTTTGATATTGGAACGTTTGAATCAGGCTCCAGTAGATGCTTCAAGCGGCACTTCATATGCAACATCTGGTGGTTGTTCTGGGTCATCGAAAGGTTCACCCCTTGATTTTTAG